From the genome of Candidatus Nitrosocosmicus oleophilus, one region includes:
- a CDS encoding sialidase family protein, whose protein sequence is MENLGFVSEKPTYFYIGGVVKNNMKSNKLPKFIFLAITLTIIIGISASPTLQQLIVQETEAARKKDNSLVPIATSRDNVYVAWDSNKTGNREILFRASSDGGNTFGEKINISNSTNGRSDMQDVAASGNNVYVTWCDDKTGDMEIYMRKSTDGGQTFGNTTMLKSMGTLPSNIKYIPYEQQDPELIQIDTNVALSGNNVYAMWWENKTGNWEVLLSRSIDGGQTFEDTINISNSSTAFSERAQLAADGNNVYVTWWEEPGREPMFRSSNDNGETFGPVLSLAANGTLGSGKE, encoded by the coding sequence TTGGAAAATCTAGGATTTGTTTCTGAAAAACCTACCTACTTTTATATCGGTGGCGTTGTCAAAAATAATATGAAATCAAATAAACTTCCAAAGTTTATTTTTTTAGCGATAACTCTTACAATAATAATAGGAATATCAGCTAGTCCGACATTACAGCAACTCATAGTACAAGAAACAGAGGCAGCGAGGAAAAAAGATAATTCATTGGTCCCAATTGCAACATCTAGAGATAATGTATATGTAGCTTGGGATAGTAATAAGACAGGTAACCGCGAAATATTGTTTAGAGCATCAAGTGATGGAGGAAATACATTTGGTGAGAAGATAAACATAAGCAACTCTACAAATGGTCGTTCTGATATGCAAGATGTAGCTGCATCGGGTAACAATGTGTACGTAACATGGTGTGATGATAAAACCGGAGACATGGAAATATACATGAGAAAGAGTACAGATGGGGGTCAGACATTCGGTAATACTACTATGTTAAAAAGTATGGGGACTTTACCATCAAACATCAAGTATATTCCATATGAACAACAGGATCCTGAGCTAATCCAAATAGATACAAATGTAGCATTATCAGGTAACAATGTATATGCAATGTGGTGGGAAAATAAGACTGGAAACTGGGAAGTCTTGTTATCAAGAAGTATTGATGGAGGGCAGACATTTGAAGATACAATTAATATAAGCAATTCTTCTACCGCTTTTTCAGAGAGAGCGCAACTGGCTGCAGATGGTAATAATGTGTATGTTACATGGTGGGAAGAGCCAGGAAGAGAACCGATGTTCAGATCTAGTAATGATAACGGAGAAACATTTGGACCAGTATTGAGTCTTGCGGCTAATGGAACTCTCGGAAGCGGAAAAGAATAA